In the genome of Lacerta agilis isolate rLacAgi1 chromosome 2, rLacAgi1.pri, whole genome shotgun sequence, one region contains:
- the PCP2 gene encoding Purkinje cell protein 2 homolog isoform X2, producing MSAQVVKKKSLGSVKCPQKFFLCSLRALSMPGRQYQALPSVFLGDYDASTRYTSTKNTKMPHSSGSPEQEGFFSLLTHVQGGRMDEQRCNIQIVHNKSGSDTEKKNSPSPPPEMDNFMDMLAHTQSRRMDDQRVSFNYLPGFQNTDRNASNKPASGATKK from the exons ATGTCTGCCCAG gtggtgaagaagaagagtcttGGAAGTGTTAAGTGTCCACAGAAGTTCTTCCTGTGCTCTCTCAGGGCTCTGTCCATGCCTGGCCGCCAGTACCAAGCCTTGCCTAGTGTCTTTCTTGGTGACTATGATGCCAGCACCCGCTACACCAGCACCAAGAATACCAAGATGCCTCAttca TCGGGTTCCCCAGAACAAGAAGGATTCTTCAGTCTGCTGACCCATGTACAGGGAGGGCGCATGGATGAGCAACGATGCAACATTCAGATTGTTCACAACAAGAGCGGCTCAGACACTGAGAAGA AGAACAGCCCCAGCCCACCCCCAGAGATGGACAACTTCATGGATATGCTGGCGCATACGCAGAGCCGGCGGATGGACGATCAGCGGGTCAGCTTCAACTACCTCCCAGGCTTCCAAAACACTGACCGTAATGCCAGCAACAAACCGGCCTCTGGAGCCACCAAG AAATGA
- the LOC117041181 gene encoding protein PET100 homolog, mitochondrial isoform X2, which translates to MGVKLEVFRMMLYLSFPVAMFWISNQADYFEEYVIKRKREIYPPEDNYQRKELEDFKERMRKKHEERMLQAAKE; encoded by the exons ATGGGGGTGAAGCTGGAGGTGTTTCGG ATGATGCTGTATTTATCTTTTCCTGTTGCTATGTTCTGGATTTCAAATCAGGCAGATTATTTTGAAGAATATGTTATCAAGCGGAAG AGAGAGATATACCCACCTGAAGATAATTACCAG AGAAAAGAACTGGAAGACTTCAAGGAGAGAATGAGGAAGAAACACGAGGAGCGGATGCTGCAGGCAGCTAAGGAATAA
- the PCP2 gene encoding Purkinje cell protein 2 homolog isoform X1 codes for MPAIELWPIPICLPFLPVKVHISSQTITATSYHQSGNMSAQVVKKKSLGSVKCPQKFFLCSLRALSMPGRQYQALPSVFLGDYDASTRYTSTKNTKMPHSSGSPEQEGFFSLLTHVQGGRMDEQRCNIQIVHNKSGSDTEKKNSPSPPPEMDNFMDMLAHTQSRRMDDQRVSFNYLPGFQNTDRNASNKPASGATKK; via the exons atgcctgccattgagctatggcccatccCCATTTGTTTGCCCTTCCTCCCTGTGAAAGTG CATATCTCATCCCAGACCATCACTGCAACATCGTATCATCAAAGTGGGAACATGTCTGCCCAG gtggtgaagaagaagagtcttGGAAGTGTTAAGTGTCCACAGAAGTTCTTCCTGTGCTCTCTCAGGGCTCTGTCCATGCCTGGCCGCCAGTACCAAGCCTTGCCTAGTGTCTTTCTTGGTGACTATGATGCCAGCACCCGCTACACCAGCACCAAGAATACCAAGATGCCTCAttca TCGGGTTCCCCAGAACAAGAAGGATTCTTCAGTCTGCTGACCCATGTACAGGGAGGGCGCATGGATGAGCAACGATGCAACATTCAGATTGTTCACAACAAGAGCGGCTCAGACACTGAGAAGA AGAACAGCCCCAGCCCACCCCCAGAGATGGACAACTTCATGGATATGCTGGCGCATACGCAGAGCCGGCGGATGGACGATCAGCGGGTCAGCTTCAACTACCTCCCAGGCTTCCAAAACACTGACCGTAATGCCAGCAACAAACCGGCCTCTGGAGCCACCAAG AAATGA
- the LOC117041181 gene encoding protein PET100 homolog, mitochondrial isoform X1 produces the protein MGVKLEVFRVCGARGPPGMMLYLSFPVAMFWISNQADYFEEYVIKRKREIYPPEDNYQRKELEDFKERMRKKHEERMLQAAKE, from the exons ATGGGGGTGAAGCTGGAGGTGTTTCGGGTCTGTGGCGCGCGGGGTCCTccgggg ATGATGCTGTATTTATCTTTTCCTGTTGCTATGTTCTGGATTTCAAATCAGGCAGATTATTTTGAAGAATATGTTATCAAGCGGAAG AGAGAGATATACCCACCTGAAGATAATTACCAG AGAAAAGAACTGGAAGACTTCAAGGAGAGAATGAGGAAGAAACACGAGGAGCGGATGCTGCAGGCAGCTAAGGAATAA